A single window of Leptospira koniambonensis DNA harbors:
- the mfd gene encoding transcription-repair coupling factor has translation MAKSVSTQSDWKKSLEDLFSSTKENSKISSVPNSVHSLLSSVIFQSQKNSKIVISPTNTESEFLYRESLSYLEPDLVCYLPGQEVLPYEYMRYPAEMKRERIQALARILSGEKVLVFTSVSGFLKTLPESSALMERSLSVKIGQEIQPENLMRDLVRLGYHRVDMCQAFGEFSLKGGILDVFSSFSADPIRIDFFGDDVESIRTFDPETQRSLENLEEAFLLPADEFILTDSQKEKYRNLIINADKSLHLPEIPDDSGGTYYEELIPMVRENKGILSFFKSKPGLVFPDPNGAKERYSHLLREYDALYEKRSKEILCAPPSVLLRDKEESEILENLSGIKFTQLPPSKAEDLVCPLHSAPSFKGKIREVREKIGELKAEGEWKIILTSSFEAQTQRLLGLFESEGIRLLNQETSEPEPILLPNKSKEEVYLAVSEIRNGFLWEEEKLMFLSENDVFGREYKRKTRFKKQNSKAIQSFLDLKEGDFVVHVNHGVGKFLKIERVNAGGKERDFLKLEYYGGDTLFVPLDQISLVQRFVGGTERPRLDSLGKSTWKKTKDRVQKAVEGLAEDLVHMYSNRIKLQGYAFPPDTIYQEEFEAEFEYEETPDQIEAIEAVKKDLESIKPMDRLICGDVGYGKTEVAIRAAFKVAMAGKQILMLAPTTILALQHYNNMKKRFENYPITVELVSRLRTAAETRDVLKRFASGKVDMLIGTHAVLANSVQPKNLGLLIIDEEQRFGVNHKESIKKIKNLVDVLTLTATPIPRTLHMALTGIRELSIIATPPKNRQSVETYVIEEDEEVLRDAIRTELAREGQVFYLYNRVESIEQETKRLNEIVPEAAIGVLHGQMTEDEIEETLVDFYARKFDILVTTTIIESGIDIPNVNTLIVKRADLFGLSQLYQIRGRVGRSDRKAFAYLLLPKDRVVTEDAEKRLNTIYEYQELGSGFKVAMRDLEIRGAGNLLGKEQSGDIMEVGFDLYVQMLEEAIARIKGEEVKIEVRTAINLDSNFFIPESYIPDTRQKIEFYKRFEGARDLDEIEEVTQEMTDRFGEPPEEAKTFLMLEKIRTLASVLGFESVSELGEEIRLKLGTHFLGSYDKIVNLISARMGLTMNPREPNVLLYVPGKANQKDKLVKLVYFLTEMLPDKK, from the coding sequence ATGGCTAAGTCTGTTTCCACTCAATCCGATTGGAAAAAATCTCTGGAAGATCTTTTCTCTTCTACAAAAGAGAATTCTAAAATTTCTTCTGTACCAAATTCAGTTCATTCTCTTCTATCTTCCGTTATCTTTCAGTCCCAGAAAAATTCTAAAATTGTAATCTCTCCCACAAATACTGAATCAGAGTTTTTATATAGAGAAAGTTTAAGTTATTTAGAGCCGGATCTCGTTTGTTATCTTCCTGGCCAGGAAGTTCTGCCTTACGAGTATATGCGTTATCCAGCGGAGATGAAAAGAGAAAGGATACAGGCCCTTGCTCGTATCTTGTCCGGGGAAAAAGTTTTAGTATTCACTTCTGTTTCAGGTTTTTTGAAAACTCTTCCAGAATCTTCTGCCCTGATGGAAAGATCCTTGTCTGTAAAGATAGGCCAAGAGATCCAACCCGAAAATTTAATGAGAGATCTTGTTCGGCTTGGTTATCACAGAGTGGATATGTGCCAGGCATTCGGCGAGTTCAGTTTGAAAGGTGGGATCTTAGATGTGTTTTCCTCCTTCTCCGCTGATCCTATTCGGATCGATTTTTTTGGAGACGATGTAGAATCTATTCGAACATTCGATCCTGAAACCCAAAGATCTTTGGAAAATTTGGAAGAAGCGTTTTTACTTCCTGCAGATGAATTCATTCTAACTGATTCTCAAAAAGAGAAATATAGAAACCTAATCATAAACGCAGATAAATCTTTGCATTTGCCAGAAATCCCTGATGATTCAGGCGGGACATATTATGAAGAATTGATCCCTATGGTTCGGGAGAATAAAGGAATATTATCTTTTTTTAAATCGAAACCAGGACTCGTTTTTCCTGACCCAAATGGAGCAAAAGAAAGATATTCTCATTTATTGAGAGAATATGACGCTCTTTATGAAAAAAGAAGTAAAGAGATCTTATGTGCTCCTCCTTCTGTCCTTTTAAGAGATAAAGAAGAATCAGAAATTTTAGAAAATCTAAGTGGTATCAAATTTACACAACTTCCGCCAAGCAAGGCAGAAGATCTGGTCTGTCCTTTGCATTCGGCTCCTTCTTTTAAAGGAAAGATCAGAGAAGTCCGCGAAAAAATAGGAGAATTGAAAGCGGAAGGTGAATGGAAGATCATTCTTACTTCTTCTTTTGAGGCACAAACACAAAGGCTTTTGGGACTTTTTGAATCAGAAGGAATTCGTTTATTAAACCAAGAAACATCCGAGCCAGAACCAATCCTTCTACCTAACAAATCTAAAGAAGAAGTGTATTTAGCAGTTTCTGAAATAAGGAACGGTTTCTTATGGGAAGAAGAGAAATTGATGTTCTTATCCGAAAACGATGTATTTGGAAGAGAATATAAACGTAAAACAAGGTTCAAAAAACAAAATAGCAAGGCCATCCAAAGTTTCCTAGACCTGAAAGAAGGGGACTTCGTAGTTCACGTAAACCACGGAGTTGGAAAATTCCTCAAAATAGAAAGAGTAAATGCGGGTGGAAAAGAAAGGGACTTTCTAAAATTAGAATACTATGGCGGTGATACGTTATTTGTTCCTTTGGATCAAATTTCTTTGGTCCAAAGATTTGTTGGCGGAACAGAAAGACCAAGATTAGATAGCCTTGGCAAAAGCACCTGGAAAAAAACAAAAGACAGAGTCCAAAAAGCAGTCGAAGGTCTTGCGGAAGATTTGGTCCATATGTATTCGAATCGGATCAAACTACAAGGGTATGCTTTTCCTCCAGACACAATTTATCAGGAAGAGTTCGAAGCAGAATTTGAATATGAAGAAACTCCAGACCAAATAGAAGCAATTGAGGCAGTTAAAAAAGATCTAGAATCTATAAAACCAATGGATCGTTTGATTTGCGGGGATGTTGGTTACGGAAAAACAGAAGTTGCGATCCGAGCAGCGTTTAAAGTTGCAATGGCCGGTAAACAGATCCTAATGCTTGCGCCAACTACGATCCTTGCCTTACAACATTATAATAATATGAAAAAGAGATTCGAGAATTATCCAATCACTGTGGAACTCGTTTCTCGCCTTAGAACTGCAGCAGAAACCCGAGACGTTCTGAAACGTTTCGCTTCCGGAAAAGTGGATATGCTTATCGGAACTCATGCTGTTTTAGCAAATTCTGTCCAGCCTAAAAATCTGGGACTTCTTATCATAGACGAAGAGCAAAGATTTGGAGTGAACCATAAGGAATCCATTAAGAAGATCAAAAACCTTGTGGATGTTCTGACTTTGACTGCAACTCCAATCCCTCGAACTCTTCATATGGCTTTGACCGGGATCAGAGAACTTTCTATCATTGCAACTCCTCCTAAAAATCGACAAAGTGTGGAAACATATGTGATCGAAGAGGATGAAGAAGTCCTAAGAGATGCAATTCGCACGGAACTTGCAAGGGAAGGACAAGTATTCTATCTTTATAATAGAGTAGAATCTATTGAACAAGAGACTAAAAGATTAAACGAAATTGTACCAGAGGCCGCCATCGGTGTTCTTCATGGCCAGATGACTGAGGACGAGATCGAAGAAACTCTTGTAGATTTTTATGCACGCAAATTTGATATTTTAGTTACTACTACCATCATTGAATCTGGGATAGATATCCCAAATGTGAATACTCTGATCGTTAAAAGAGCGGACTTATTCGGACTTTCTCAGCTTTACCAGATCCGAGGCAGGGTAGGAAGAAGTGACCGAAAAGCGTTTGCATATCTTCTTCTTCCTAAGGACAGAGTGGTGACTGAAGATGCGGAAAAACGTCTGAACACTATCTACGAATACCAAGAACTCGGCTCCGGATTTAAGGTTGCGATGCGTGACTTAGAGATCCGAGGTGCAGGAAATCTTTTAGGTAAAGAACAATCCGGAGATATCATGGAAGTCGGCTTCGATCTGTATGTGCAGATGTTGGAAGAAGCAATTGCAAGGATTAAAGGAGAAGAAGTAAAAATTGAAGTAAGGACTGCTATCAATTTGGATTCTAACTTCTTCATTCCTGAATCTTATATACCAGATACAAGACAGAAAATAGAATTTTATAAACGATTCGAAGGTGCAAGAGACCTGGATGAAATAGAAGAAGTCACTCAAGAAATGACGGATCGTTTCGGTGAACCTCCAGAAGAAGCAAAAACTTTCTTAATGTTGGAGAAAATCAGGACCTTGGCTTCTGTTTTGGGATTCGAATCTGTATCTGAGCTCGGGGAAGAGATCCGACTAAAATTGGGAACACATTTCTTAGGCAGTTATGACAAAATCGTAAACTTGATTTCCGCTCGGATGGGTCTTACAATGAACCCAAGAGAACCAAATGTTCTTCTATATGTTCCCGGGAAGGCCAACCAAAAGGACAAACTTGTGAAACTTGTGTACTTCTTAACGGAAATGTTACCCGACAAAAAGTAA
- the panC gene encoding pantoate--beta-alanine ligase, whose product MIVSKDPNEVRNQILSWKSEKLSVGFAPTMGFLHEGHSNLFVRSAAENAKTVVSIFVNPAQFNDPEDYEKYPINTEGDLEICKSSKVDLVFLPDKDTMYPGGIPAVELRIPHLMKNLDATTRPGHFEGVLLVLSRLFHIIPADRSYFGKKDYQQYLVVKDFVRALGFPMEIIGVDTVRSREGLALSSRNARLTGPEKEEALLLIRALRLGESLIKQGEKDPAEVLNVMRDVLDSSSKIQTDYLEILDANTLGELPILRGEILLAVAAFLGQVRLIDNITVKGS is encoded by the coding sequence ATGATCGTATCCAAGGATCCAAACGAAGTCAGAAACCAAATTCTCTCCTGGAAGTCCGAAAAACTTTCAGTGGGTTTTGCTCCTACTATGGGATTTTTGCATGAAGGACATTCGAATCTATTCGTTCGTTCTGCTGCCGAAAATGCAAAGACTGTAGTTTCTATTTTTGTAAATCCTGCACAATTCAACGATCCAGAAGATTACGAAAAATATCCGATCAATACGGAAGGTGATTTAGAAATTTGTAAATCGTCCAAGGTAGATTTGGTTTTTTTACCGGATAAGGATACAATGTATCCGGGTGGAATTCCAGCAGTAGAATTACGAATCCCTCATTTAATGAAAAATCTGGATGCTACAACTCGTCCTGGCCATTTTGAAGGTGTTCTTTTAGTTCTTTCTCGTTTGTTCCATATAATCCCAGCGGATCGTTCTTATTTTGGTAAGAAGGATTACCAACAATATTTGGTCGTAAAAGATTTTGTTCGAGCACTTGGATTTCCAATGGAGATCATTGGAGTGGATACAGTCCGCTCAAGAGAAGGTTTGGCCCTCAGTTCCAGAAACGCACGTTTGACCGGACCTGAAAAAGAAGAAGCTTTGCTTTTAATCAGAGCTTTGCGTTTAGGTGAGAGCCTGATCAAACAAGGAGAAAAAGATCCTGCAGAAGTCCTGAATGTGATGAGAGATGTTTTGGATTCTTCTTCTAAAATACAAACTGATTATCTGGAAATTTTGGATGCGAATACATTAGGAGAACTTCCTATTCTAAGAGGAGAAATCCTTCTCGCTGTTGCTGCCTTTTTGGGGCAGGTAAGATTGATCGATAATATAACCGTAAAGGGTTCTTAA
- the hisD gene encoding histidinol dehydrogenase: MSIRIREIGKDFSLEPILQRAKQDLNDTLALVRPILEQVRDGGDKAVYELTQKFDKLRPEKLVYPVSEWKGNADPELVAALEKAKENIETFHKAQIPSDLDVKVSGNTLGIRYTPIESVTVYAPGGKALYPSTILMGVIPAKIAGVKHIQIVTPPQKDGIPDGLYAAAKIAGADSIVTVGGAQGIAAASYGTETISRSEFVIGPGNKFVTAAKVLLSGQGVIGIDSPAGPSEVLVIADIFANPNWVAADLLSQAEHGEDSAAILCTDSMEFAKKVSDEIDKALKERPKREAIKRASIENESWILVFPNLDECVNFSNLYAPEHLEIQTENYLELFKKIRHAGSVFLGPYSPVAMGDYISGTNHILPTAGGSRIFSSLGVLTFLKRVTYQEVTRDSLEKLYPYVKVLSEFEGLDEEHGNSVKVRLSQNGQP; the protein is encoded by the coding sequence ATGAGCATTCGTATCAGGGAGATAGGCAAGGATTTTTCCTTAGAACCCATTCTCCAGAGAGCAAAGCAAGATCTAAATGACACTTTGGCCCTGGTACGTCCTATTTTGGAACAGGTCCGAGATGGTGGGGATAAGGCTGTTTATGAGCTTACCCAAAAATTCGACAAACTTAGGCCTGAAAAATTGGTTTATCCAGTCTCAGAATGGAAAGGAAATGCGGACCCAGAGCTTGTTGCCGCATTAGAAAAGGCAAAAGAGAATATTGAAACATTCCATAAGGCTCAAATTCCTTCCGACCTAGATGTAAAAGTTTCAGGAAATACATTAGGAATTCGTTATACTCCAATAGAATCAGTCACTGTATATGCTCCTGGTGGAAAGGCATTATATCCTTCTACCATTTTAATGGGAGTGATCCCTGCAAAGATTGCAGGTGTAAAACATATTCAGATAGTTACTCCTCCTCAAAAAGATGGGATTCCCGACGGATTATACGCTGCTGCTAAAATTGCAGGTGCAGATTCTATTGTAACAGTGGGAGGTGCGCAAGGAATTGCGGCGGCATCTTATGGAACGGAAACAATTTCTCGTTCTGAATTTGTGATCGGACCTGGGAATAAATTTGTGACTGCTGCAAAAGTTTTATTAAGCGGACAAGGAGTGATCGGAATAGACAGCCCCGCAGGCCCAAGCGAAGTCCTTGTGATCGCAGATATTTTCGCAAATCCGAACTGGGTGGCAGCAGATTTACTTTCCCAAGCAGAACATGGAGAAGATTCGGCCGCAATACTTTGTACTGATTCCATGGAGTTTGCTAAAAAAGTCTCGGATGAAATAGACAAGGCTCTAAAAGAAAGACCTAAAAGAGAGGCGATCAAAAGAGCCTCGATCGAGAACGAAAGTTGGATATTAGTATTTCCTAATTTAGATGAATGTGTAAACTTCTCTAATTTATATGCTCCTGAACATTTGGAGATCCAAACTGAAAACTATCTGGAATTATTTAAGAAGATCAGACATGCAGGTTCTGTATTTTTAGGACCTTATTCTCCTGTTGCTATGGGAGATTATATCAGCGGAACAAATCATATTCTTCCAACGGCTGGGGGAAGTCGGATCTTTTCTTCTTTAGGAGTTCTTACATTCTTAAAAAGAGTGACCTACCAAGAAGTGACCAGGGACTCTCTAGAAAAATTATATCCGTATGTAAAAGTTCTCTCCGAATTTGAAGGTTTGGATGAAGAACATGGAAATTCAGTAAAAGTGCGCCTTTCTCAAAACGGACAACCATGA
- a CDS encoding exodeoxyribonuclease III, translated as MKVFCLNCNGIRSAWGKGLGDVISSEKPDFVCFQETKAQPDQLSSEMWEKLGYKAFFHSAVKKGYSGVSLWSKQEPKKVTYGLGLDEFDKEGRSVLAEFDSYAIWTVYFPSGTTGDVRQAAKMRFLEEFLKISAKLKKKHSNIILCGDVNIAHTETDIHDPKGNAKNSGFLPEERAWVTKFLSTGWVDSFRELYPNKQEYTWWTFRAGARGNNKGWRIDYFFVTPELKSKLKKLTVKKDPILSDHAAMILEVDLPKK; from the coding sequence ATGAAAGTTTTCTGTCTGAACTGCAATGGAATCCGATCCGCCTGGGGCAAGGGCCTGGGGGATGTAATCTCTTCTGAAAAACCCGATTTTGTTTGTTTCCAAGAAACCAAAGCACAACCCGACCAACTCAGTTCGGAAATGTGGGAAAAACTAGGATACAAAGCGTTCTTCCATTCAGCTGTTAAAAAAGGTTACTCAGGAGTTTCACTTTGGAGCAAACAAGAACCTAAAAAAGTGACCTATGGACTCGGCCTGGATGAATTTGATAAAGAAGGAAGAAGTGTACTTGCTGAATTTGATTCATATGCTATATGGACTGTTTACTTTCCATCCGGAACCACGGGTGACGTGAGACAAGCCGCCAAGATGAGATTTTTGGAAGAATTCCTAAAAATTTCTGCAAAGTTAAAAAAGAAACATTCCAATATCATCCTATGCGGTGATGTGAATATTGCTCATACTGAAACAGACATACATGATCCAAAAGGAAATGCAAAGAATAGCGGTTTCCTTCCGGAAGAAAGAGCTTGGGTGACTAAATTTCTTTCTACAGGCTGGGTGGATAGTTTTAGGGAATTATATCCGAATAAACAGGAATATACCTGGTGGACTTTTAGAGCTGGAGCGAGAGGGAATAATAAGGGTTGGAGGATCGATTACTTTTTTGTGACTCCTGAGCTTAAATCCAAACTTAAAAAACTCACAGTGAAAAAAGATCCAATCCTATCAGATCATGCAGCGATGATCTTAGAAGTTGATCTTCCTAAAAAGTAA
- a CDS encoding diguanylate cyclase yields the protein MFGPTKEKSESSAAIGESDKILILDDAPENCLLVERILKKAGYGDVISTQSPETALEWLGLQGNPENKKDISLLLLDILLPGGMNGLDILRTLSSKEEFSDLPVIIITAIHDTQTLESAFELGAIDYVTKPFDAHELRARVRSTLRLRHEMLQRKQRERDLEEITDKLSEAYQTLLRVSRTDGLSGIWNRRFFDEILEVEWKRACRSEKPISLLLLDIDFFKKYNDTYGHQAGDECIRQVAGVLKNTARRAGDFPARYGGEEFAVILPETDAEKAMLVAENIRSRVQELKIPHEASQTSEFVSVSIGISTRMSGKDKDTIKFLEEADKALYKSKEDGRNRSTHFK from the coding sequence ATGTTCGGACCAACGAAAGAAAAAAGCGAATCATCCGCAGCGATTGGCGAATCGGACAAAATTCTCATTCTGGACGATGCTCCAGAAAATTGCCTGCTCGTAGAAAGGATCCTTAAAAAAGCGGGATACGGAGATGTGATTTCTACCCAATCACCTGAAACAGCCTTGGAATGGTTAGGCCTACAAGGAAACCCAGAAAACAAAAAAGATATTTCACTTTTACTTTTGGACATTCTTCTTCCTGGAGGAATGAACGGTTTGGACATTCTACGCACCTTAAGTTCTAAGGAAGAATTTTCAGACCTACCTGTTATTATCATCACAGCAATCCATGATACCCAAACCTTAGAATCCGCATTTGAATTGGGCGCAATCGATTACGTTACAAAACCTTTTGATGCGCATGAGTTAAGAGCAAGGGTTCGTTCTACTTTGAGACTTCGCCATGAGATGCTCCAAAGAAAACAAAGAGAAAGAGATCTGGAAGAGATCACTGATAAACTTTCAGAAGCATACCAAACATTACTTAGAGTCTCAAGAACTGATGGTCTTTCTGGAATTTGGAACAGAAGATTTTTCGACGAGATCTTAGAAGTAGAATGGAAAAGAGCCTGCCGTTCTGAAAAACCGATCTCTCTACTTCTATTAGATATAGATTTTTTCAAAAAGTATAATGATACATACGGTCACCAAGCAGGAGATGAATGTATCCGCCAGGTCGCAGGGGTCTTAAAAAATACTGCAAGAAGAGCAGGGGATTTTCCTGCACGTTACGGCGGCGAAGAGTTTGCTGTCATTCTTCCTGAAACTGATGCAGAGAAAGCAATGCTTGTTGCTGAAAATATCAGGTCCAGGGTCCAAGAACTGAAGATTCCCCATGAAGCTTCTCAAACTTCTGAATTTGTTTCCGTCAGTATTGGGATCAGCACTCGTATGTCTGGAAAAGATAAGGACACCATAAAGTTTTTAGAAGAAGCAGACAAAGCCCTCTATAAATCCAAAGAAGACGGAAGAAATAGAAGCACTCACTTTAAATAA
- a CDS encoding four-helix bundle copper-binding protein gives MEQKISRKQILGLGATTAALLASSSVLGHEHGDKKASKKKKADKISVPGTAIEASSACILKGRVCINMCVDVLAEGHKEMADCLRSVEETIALCDAFIVLSSLGSASTKKLASICLESCERCAAQCDKHADHHEECKACSEACKACISEFKKLLAA, from the coding sequence TTGGAACAGAAAATATCTAGAAAACAAATCCTTGGCCTGGGTGCAACTACCGCGGCTCTACTCGCGAGTTCTTCCGTTTTAGGACATGAGCACGGCGATAAAAAAGCTTCCAAAAAGAAGAAGGCAGACAAAATTTCCGTGCCAGGCACAGCGATCGAAGCTTCCTCTGCTTGTATTTTAAAAGGTAGAGTCTGCATCAATATGTGTGTGGACGTGCTTGCAGAAGGTCATAAAGAAATGGCAGATTGCCTTAGATCTGTGGAAGAGACTATAGCTCTTTGTGACGCATTCATTGTATTGTCTTCCTTGGGTTCTGCTTCTACTAAAAAATTAGCATCTATTTGCTTAGAGTCTTGTGAAAGATGTGCGGCTCAATGTGATAAACATGCAGATCACCACGAAGAATGTAAGGCATGTTCAGAAGCTTGTAAGGCTTGTATTTCCGAATTCAAAAAATTACTAGCAGCTTAA
- a CDS encoding sensor histidine kinase gives MNARVVSVRVKQILVVEDNEDDSRLFEIFLKEADPSGVRLEHSPTVADALEVLRDHGEEIDCVLLDLTLPDSFGLDGLEAIKKSYPKIPIVICSGTQDETIAMEALQSGGQDYLIKGKFDSHLLLRSILYAIERQDMLSKLEEQAFLIKENEKRYRLIFEHNPHPIVLYNFDCESVLDLNQETERIYGYDREELLHMKFSDLFIGGSGERRQYLALHNGKNIPETHVHRSKEGTPLLMEITSYRFQLEGKEVVLAILVDMTKWKQSEDNLIQSLRDKEALLQEIHHRVKNNLQIMASLLNLQANYAKNKEVTRELRDTESRIYSMSLVHNELYNSKNLAEIGLGSYVDKLLDNLWNVYGIGSEIGRIVDVGNLSLAVEKALPIGMMINEIATNSIKYAYPEKKKGQFYIKAKSGNGIFYLEVGDDGKGIPDYPQIEAKETLGLQLIRILSKQLKAKLDINTSAPGTRFQIEFAY, from the coding sequence ATGAATGCAAGAGTTGTATCAGTCCGGGTGAAACAAATTTTAGTAGTCGAGGACAACGAGGATGATTCTCGTTTGTTCGAAATATTTTTGAAAGAAGCAGATCCTTCTGGGGTACGTTTGGAACATTCTCCCACAGTTGCAGATGCCTTAGAAGTATTAAGAGATCATGGAGAAGAGATAGATTGTGTTCTTCTAGATCTAACTTTGCCTGATAGTTTTGGCTTGGATGGTTTAGAAGCTATTAAAAAATCCTATCCTAAAATTCCGATCGTAATCTGTTCAGGGACCCAAGATGAAACGATTGCAATGGAAGCCTTGCAGTCAGGCGGCCAAGATTATTTGATCAAAGGTAAATTTGATTCTCATCTTCTATTAAGATCGATTCTTTATGCGATAGAAAGACAGGACATGTTGTCCAAGCTAGAAGAGCAGGCGTTCCTTATCAAAGAGAATGAAAAAAGATATAGACTTATTTTTGAACATAATCCTCATCCAATCGTTTTGTATAATTTTGACTGTGAAAGTGTCTTGGATCTAAACCAAGAAACAGAACGTATCTATGGTTATGATAGAGAAGAACTTCTTCATATGAAATTTTCAGATCTGTTTATTGGAGGTTCTGGAGAGCGTAGGCAATATTTGGCTCTTCATAATGGTAAAAATATTCCGGAAACTCATGTGCATAGATCCAAGGAAGGAACTCCTCTCCTAATGGAGATCACTTCTTATAGATTCCAGTTAGAAGGAAAGGAAGTGGTTCTTGCGATCTTAGTGGACATGACCAAATGGAAACAGTCTGAGGATAATCTAATCCAATCATTGAGAGATAAGGAAGCACTTCTGCAAGAAATCCATCATAGGGTAAAAAACAATCTGCAGATCATGGCAAGCCTTCTAAACCTGCAGGCAAATTATGCAAAGAATAAGGAAGTAACAAGAGAACTTAGAGATACGGAAAGTAGAATTTACTCCATGTCTTTAGTTCATAATGAACTTTATAATTCTAAAAATTTAGCTGAGATCGGCCTCGGTTCTTATGTGGATAAGTTACTCGATAATCTTTGGAATGTGTATGGGATCGGTTCTGAAATTGGCAGAATAGTAGATGTTGGAAATTTGAGTTTAGCTGTTGAGAAGGCACTTCCAATTGGAATGATGATCAATGAGATCGCTACAAATTCTATCAAATATGCGTATCCGGAAAAGAAGAAGGGACAGTTTTACATAAAAGCAAAATCCGGAAATGGGATATTCTATTTAGAAGTGGGAGACGATGGAAAAGGGATCCCGGATTATCCTCAGATTGAAGCCAAAGAGACCTTAGGTTTACAACTGATCCGGATCTTATCCAAACAGTTAAAGGCAAAATTGGACATCAATACTTCAGCTCCAGGAACCCGATTCCAGATAGAATTTGCGTATTAA
- a CDS encoding response regulator gives MNTSSKQYFDILLVEDNPADVRLTIEALNDLKSEKRLFVAKDGEEAIDFVKGEGEFVGARRPDLILLDLNLPKKNGLEVLEELKSDPEYKRIPVVVLTTSGSDRDIIATFNLHANSYIQKPVEYDNFLEAMDTLRIYWFKTSRLPPR, from the coding sequence ATGAATACTTCTTCTAAACAATATTTTGATATTCTTCTTGTTGAGGACAATCCCGCGGATGTTCGGCTTACTATAGAAGCGCTGAACGATCTTAAATCCGAAAAAAGACTTTTTGTGGCAAAAGACGGAGAAGAAGCGATCGACTTCGTAAAAGGAGAAGGTGAATTTGTAGGAGCAAGACGCCCAGACTTGATCTTATTGGATTTGAATCTTCCTAAAAAGAATGGATTAGAAGTTCTAGAAGAACTTAAATCAGATCCAGAATACAAAAGGATTCCAGTAGTGGTATTGACTACCTCTGGATCTGACAGAGATATTATTGCGACTTTTAACTTACACGCGAACTCATATATACAGAAACCGGTGGAATACGATAATTTTTTGGAAGCGATGGATACATTACGCATCTATTGGTTCAAAACTTCGAGGTTGCCTCCAAGATGA